A window of the Budorcas taxicolor isolate Tak-1 chromosome 10, Takin1.1, whole genome shotgun sequence genome harbors these coding sequences:
- the CHRM5 gene encoding muscarinic acetylcholine receptor M5: MLVSGANDFPSLPGADQKRWDRRENRLEPKTPDVDSCTRMEGEPYHNASTVNSTPVSHQPLERHGLWEVITIAAVTAVVSLITIVGNVFVMISFKVNSQLKTVNNYYLLSLACADLIIGIFSMNLYTTYILMGRWALGSLACDLWLALDYVASNASVMNLLVISFDRYFSITRPLTYRAKRTPKRAGIMIGLAWLISFVLWAPAILCWQYLVGERTVPPDECQIQFLSEPTITFGTAIAAFYIPVSVMTILYCRIYRETEKRTKDLADLQGSDSVAEAEKRKSAHQALLRSCFSCPRPTLAQRERNQASWSSSRRSTSITGKPSQAPSPSTEWAKAEQLTTCSSYPSSEDEDKPTTDPVFQVVYKSQAKESPREELSADETKQTFVNAQSEKNDYDTPKYFLSPAAAHGPKSQKWVAYKFRLVVKAEGTHDTNNGCRKVKIMPCSFPVSKDPSTKGLDPNLSHQMTKRKRMVLVKERKAAQTLSAILLAFIITWTPYNIMVLVSTFCDKCVPVTLWHLGYWLCYVNSTVNPICYALCNRTFRKTFKMLLFCRWKKKKVEEKLYWQGNSKLP; this comes from the coding sequence ATGCTGGTTAGTGGAGCTAATGACTTTCCCTCTCTTCCAGGTGCTGACCAGAAGAGGTGGGATAGAAGAGAGAACCGTCTAGAACCTAAGACTCCTGATGTAGACTCTTGCACCAGGATGGAAGGGGAACCTTACCACAATGCATCTACCGTCAACAGCACCCCAGTGAGTCACCAGCCTTTGGAACGCCATGGGCTGTGGGAGGTCATCACCATTGCAGCCGTCACGGCGGTGGTGAGTCTGATCACCATCGTGGGCAATGTCTTCGTCATGATCTCCTTCAAGGTCAACAGCCAGCTGAAGACAGTTAACAACTATTACCTGCTCAGCTTAGCCTGTGCAGATCTCATCATTGGGATCTTCTCCATGAACCTCTACACTACGTACATCCTCATGGGACGGTGGGCTCTCGGGAGTCTGGCTTGTGACCTTTGGCTTGCACTGGACTATGTGGCCAGCAACGCTTCTGTCATGAACCTTCTGGTGATTAGTTTTGACCGTTACTTTTCGATCACAAGACCCCTCACGTACCGGGCCAAGCGTACCCCAAAGAGGGCTGGCATCATGATTGGCTTGGCCTGGCTGATCTCCTTCGTCCTCTGGGCCCCCGCGATCCTCTGCTGGCAGTACCTGGTTGGGGAGCGGACGGTACCTCCAGATGAGTGCCAGATCCAGTTCCTCTCTGAGCCCACCATCACTTTCGGCACTGCCATTGCCGCCTTCTACATCCCTGTTTCTGTCATGACCATCCTCTACTGCCGCATCTACCGGGAAACGGAGAAGCGAACCAAGGACCTGGCTGACCTCCAGGGCTCAGACTCCGTGGCTGAAGCTGAGAAGAGAAAgtcagctcaccaggctctgctcAGGTCCTGCTTCAGCTGCCCCCGGCCCACCCTGGCCCAGAGGGAAAGGAACCAGGCCTCCTGGTCATCCTCCCGCAGGAGCACCTCCATCACTGGGAAGCCATCCCAAGCCCCGAGCCCGAGCACTGAGTGGGCCAAAGCCGAGCAGCTAACCACCTGCAGCAGCTACCCCTCCTCAGAAGATGAGGACAAGCCCACCACTGATCCTGTCTTTCAAGTGGTTTACAAGAGTCAGGCCAAGGAAAGCCCAAGGGAAGAGTTAAGTGCTGATGAGACCAAGCAGACTTTTGTGAATgctcaaagtgaaaaaaatgactATGACACCCCAAAATACTTCCTGTCTCCAGCTGCTGCTCATGGGCCCAAAAGTCAGAAGTGGGTGGCCTACAAGTTCCGACTGGTGGTAAAAGCTGAGGGGACCCATGACACCAACAATGGGTGCCGCAAGGTAAAAATCATGCCGTGTTCCTTCCCAGTGTCCAAGGACCCCTCAACAAAAGGCCTCGATCCCAACCTCAGCCATCAGATGACCAAACGAAAGAGGATGGTTCTCGTCAAAGAGAGGAAAGCTGCCCAGACCCTGAGTGCAATTCTCCTGGCTTTCATCATCACTTGGACCCCTTACAACATCATGGTCCTGGTTTCTACCTTCTGCGACAAGTGTGTCCCAGTCACCCTGTGGCACCTGGGCTACTGGTTATGTTATGTCAATAGCACTGTCAACCCCATTTGCTATGCCCTCTGCAACAGAACCTTCAGGAAGACCTTTAAGATGCTGCTGTTCTGccgatggaaaaagaaaaaagtggaagaGAAGTTGTACTGGCAGGGCAACAGCAAGCTCCCCTGA